A stretch of Pseudomonas taetrolens DNA encodes these proteins:
- a CDS encoding DUF1289 domain-containing protein, with protein sequence MSKHTVTTPCIGLCSTVFGDLICRGCKRFHHEIIQWNGYTDHEKVAILLRLETLLTQVMTDKIIILDAALLREQLDARKIRYYPHQSAYCWAYQLIAKGAENIININAYGVDVRLGTRDVSLVELRKQIDREFFILSETHYHHHAASFFLNDTHDHAQGLGEKPDRLTAAE encoded by the coding sequence ATGTCAAAACATACAGTAACGACACCGTGCATTGGCCTTTGCTCAACGGTATTCGGCGATTTAATATGTCGCGGCTGCAAACGCTTCCACCATGAAATCATCCAGTGGAATGGTTACACTGATCACGAAAAAGTCGCCATATTATTGAGACTTGAGACATTACTCACCCAAGTCATGACAGACAAAATCATCATTTTGGATGCAGCCCTTTTACGTGAGCAACTAGACGCGAGAAAAATACGTTACTACCCCCATCAATCAGCCTACTGCTGGGCATACCAGCTCATTGCCAAAGGAGCCGAGAATATAATCAATATCAATGCTTATGGCGTCGACGTGCGACTGGGGACGAGGGACGTTTCGCTGGTTGAATTGCGAAAGCAAATAGACAGGGAATTTTTTATACTGTCCGAGACACATTACCACCATCATGCTGCCTCATTTTTCTTGAATGATACCCATGATCATGCCCAAGGGCTTGGAGAAAAACCTGACAGGCTCACCGCTGCGGAGTGA
- a CDS encoding LysR substrate-binding domain-containing protein — protein sequence MNTNREQFPLPEDLKVFLTVIRKNGFANAAEELGYSPAYISKRISVLESTLATKLLHRTTRRIALTDDGERARQWAEKLLGDLNDFVGEISEARHQPTGSLHICSSFGFGRNHVAPAICKLSQTYPKLDIRLDVFDRVVDIVGEGFDLEIRVGDDLPGQHLGRKLVSNRRVLCATTEYLERRGMPHSLDDLKAHDCLVLKERNNAFGVWNLTKDGQEESVRVSGPLSSNNGEIVLEWALSGGGILLRSMWDVKQMLEQERLVQVLHEYTQSANVWAVYPTRLSESAKLRVCVEFLEEYFRHLSVE from the coding sequence ATGAACACGAATCGTGAGCAGTTTCCTTTGCCTGAAGATTTGAAGGTCTTTCTTACTGTTATCCGAAAAAATGGCTTCGCGAATGCCGCTGAAGAGTTGGGGTATTCACCAGCCTATATAAGCAAGCGCATCTCCGTACTTGAGTCGACTCTTGCAACAAAGCTGCTGCATCGCACGACAAGACGCATCGCGTTGACCGACGACGGCGAACGAGCCCGGCAATGGGCAGAAAAATTGCTGGGTGACCTCAACGATTTTGTTGGCGAAATATCCGAGGCGCGGCATCAGCCTACGGGGTCGCTGCATATCTGCAGCAGCTTCGGTTTTGGACGTAACCACGTAGCCCCCGCGATCTGCAAACTCTCGCAAACCTACCCTAAACTCGATATCCGCCTGGACGTGTTTGACCGTGTCGTCGATATCGTCGGTGAGGGGTTCGACCTGGAGATACGCGTGGGAGATGACCTGCCGGGTCAGCACCTAGGTCGAAAACTTGTGAGCAATCGACGAGTTCTGTGTGCGACTACGGAGTACCTGGAGCGGCGAGGCATGCCTCACTCGCTAGATGACCTGAAAGCCCATGATTGCTTGGTACTGAAAGAGCGCAATAACGCGTTCGGCGTTTGGAACCTGACAAAGGACGGGCAAGAAGAGTCGGTGCGCGTCAGCGGCCCTTTGTCCTCTAATAACGGAGAGATTGTTCTGGAGTGGGCACTGAGCGGTGGTGGGATCTTGTTGCGGTCGATGTGGGACGTCAAACAGATGTTGGAACAAGAGAGGCTGGTGCAAGTACTTCACGAATACACTCAAAGTGCGAACGTATGGGCTGTGTACCCCACCAGGCTTAGCGAGTCGGCGAAATTAAGGGTTTGTGTCGAGTTTCTCGAAGAGTATTTCCGCCATCTTTCAGTAGAGTAA
- a CDS encoding alpha/beta hydrolase — translation MFAGFLKDQRHVNGVNIAYRIGGSGPGLLLLHGHPQTHVIWHKVAEQLAEHFTVIAADLRGYGDSGKPLANDQHTSYSKREMAKDAVELMKSLGFERFSVLAHDRGARVAHRLGLDHPAAVQRMVLLDIAPTLSMYAQTHEAFARAYWHWFFLILPAPLPETLIEADPESYLRSVMGSRSAGLKPFTPEAFSEYLRCLQLPGSASGICEDYRASASIDLEHDRADIEADRHLNLPLLVLWGAKGTVGRCFEPLKEWQQVATDVRGKALPVGHYIAEEAPELLLAEALAFLR, via the coding sequence ATGTTTGCCGGATTCCTCAAAGACCAGCGTCACGTCAACGGCGTGAACATTGCCTATCGCATTGGCGGCAGCGGGCCGGGCCTGCTGTTGCTACACGGTCATCCACAGACCCATGTCATTTGGCACAAGGTCGCCGAACAACTGGCCGAGCATTTCACCGTGATCGCCGCCGACCTGCGCGGTTACGGTGACAGCGGTAAGCCGCTAGCCAACGACCAACACACCAGCTACTCGAAACGTGAAATGGCCAAGGATGCTGTGGAGCTGATGAAGTCCCTGGGCTTCGAACGGTTCTCGGTACTGGCCCACGATCGTGGCGCCCGCGTGGCCCATCGCCTGGGGCTGGATCATCCCGCTGCCGTGCAACGCATGGTGCTGCTCGACATCGCGCCGACCCTGTCGATGTACGCGCAAACTCACGAAGCCTTTGCCCGTGCCTATTGGCATTGGTTCTTCCTGATCCTCCCGGCGCCGCTGCCGGAAACCTTGATCGAAGCCGATCCCGAATCCTACCTGCGCAGCGTGATGGGAAGTCGCAGCGCCGGGCTTAAACCCTTTACCCCCGAGGCCTTTAGCGAATACCTGCGCTGCCTGCAACTGCCAGGCTCTGCCAGCGGAATCTGCGAGGACTACCGCGCCAGCGCCAGTATTGATCTGGAGCATGATCGTGCCGACATCGAAGCCGACCGTCATCTGAACCTGCCATTACTGGTTCTGTGGGGTGCCAAAGGCACGGTCGGACGCTGCTTCGAACCGCTCAAGGAGTGGCAACAGGTCGCCACCGATGTCCGTGGCAAGGCGTTGCCCGTCGGCCATTACATCGCCGAAGAAGCCCCTGAACTGTTGCTCGCCGAAGCCTTGGCTTTCCTGCGCTGA
- a CDS encoding RraA family protein, which translates to MFMFDVVTSGKWPTGYLINPNAEPLDPGWLKHFSNIPAAAVSDCLGRNVGGLGLRPFHGNTPMLGSALTVRVRPGDNLMILKAIQMARPGDVLVIDGSADLTRAVFGGVMRAMALKAGIVGVVINGALRDVDEWQTGALPAYAIAGVHRGPSTDGGGEINVPISCAGMLVTPGDLMIGDEDGVVAAARSELPELLIRCLDLLAREKATLAAIEAGTLDPDRFDAILRAKGCPI; encoded by the coding sequence ATGTTCATGTTTGATGTCGTCACTTCGGGCAAATGGCCCACTGGCTACCTGATCAATCCCAATGCAGAACCTCTTGATCCCGGGTGGCTAAAGCACTTCAGCAACATCCCTGCAGCCGCCGTCAGTGATTGCTTGGGACGCAATGTTGGCGGCCTTGGCCTTCGCCCTTTTCACGGCAACACACCAATGTTGGGGAGTGCCTTGACGGTAAGAGTACGTCCTGGTGACAACCTGATGATCCTGAAAGCGATACAAATGGCGCGACCCGGCGATGTACTCGTGATTGATGGCAGTGCGGATCTCACCCGTGCAGTCTTTGGTGGAGTCATGCGGGCAATGGCGCTGAAGGCGGGCATCGTTGGCGTAGTCATCAATGGGGCACTGCGTGACGTCGATGAATGGCAGACGGGGGCACTGCCGGCCTACGCTATTGCTGGGGTCCATCGTGGTCCGAGTACCGATGGTGGCGGCGAGATTAATGTTCCGATCTCTTGCGCTGGCATGTTGGTGACACCTGGTGACTTGATGATTGGCGACGAAGATGGCGTAGTTGCTGCCGCCCGATCCGAACTGCCTGAACTGCTCATACGTTGCCTGGACTTGCTAGCTCGCGAAAAAGCTACGCTCGCGGCGATTGAGGCTGGAACACTCGATCCGGATCGGTTTGATGCCATTTTGCGCGCAAAAGGCTGTCCGATTTAG
- a CDS encoding dicarboxylate/amino acid:cation symporter has product MTIRKLLATLYVQVIIAIALGIVIGHYWPQIGVDLKPLGDGFIKLIKMIIGPIIFCTVVSGITSMHDVKQVGRVGSKALLYFEIVSSIALVIGLLAAHLLQPGAGFNIDVNTLDSSTIAGFVGQAEHGVGIIGFLLHVIPTTFFDAFSKGEILPVLFVSVLFGIALVMVGEKGRPLVSVINQASEVFFRIVGIISRVAPIGAFGAIAFTIGKYGLGSLLPLLKLIGTFYLTAFIFIACVLGGIARYAGFSICKLMAYIKAELLIVLGTSSSESALPQLIQKLENLGASKGVVGIVVPTGYTFNLDGTNIYMTLAVLFLAQATNIDLSLEQQLTLLAVAMLTSKGAGAVVGAGFVALAASLAVVPTVPVAAMVLILGVDRFMAECRALTNIIGNAVAALVVAAWEGELDRSKMAPIALKRGRHVPAAVAAKLSTE; this is encoded by the coding sequence ATGACAATCAGAAAACTGCTGGCAACTCTCTATGTACAGGTCATCATCGCGATCGCCCTAGGCATTGTGATCGGTCACTACTGGCCTCAGATTGGCGTCGACCTCAAGCCGTTGGGCGACGGATTCATCAAGCTGATCAAGATGATCATCGGCCCGATCATCTTCTGCACGGTGGTCTCGGGAATCACCAGCATGCACGACGTGAAGCAAGTCGGTCGGGTGGGCAGCAAGGCATTGCTGTATTTCGAAATCGTCTCGAGCATAGCCCTGGTCATTGGACTGTTGGCGGCACACCTGTTGCAACCCGGTGCGGGCTTCAACATCGACGTCAACACCCTCGATTCATCCACGATTGCCGGGTTTGTAGGCCAGGCCGAACACGGCGTAGGGATTATCGGTTTTCTGCTGCATGTGATTCCAACGACCTTTTTTGATGCGTTCTCTAAGGGTGAAATTCTGCCCGTACTGTTTGTTTCGGTGTTGTTCGGCATTGCGCTGGTGATGGTCGGAGAAAAGGGTCGGCCGTTGGTGAGTGTGATCAATCAGGCCAGCGAAGTTTTCTTCCGCATTGTCGGCATCATCAGTCGCGTGGCACCGATCGGAGCGTTTGGCGCGATTGCATTTACCATTGGAAAGTACGGCCTTGGCTCGCTGTTGCCGCTGCTGAAACTGATTGGGACCTTTTATCTGACAGCGTTCATTTTCATTGCCTGCGTACTTGGCGGTATTGCCCGCTATGCCGGCTTCAGCATTTGTAAACTGATGGCGTACATCAAAGCCGAACTTTTGATCGTGCTCGGCACCAGCTCTTCGGAATCGGCGCTGCCACAACTGATTCAGAAACTCGAAAACCTTGGTGCGTCCAAAGGTGTAGTCGGGATCGTTGTTCCAACCGGATACACCTTCAACCTGGACGGAACCAATATCTATATGACCTTGGCGGTGTTGTTCCTTGCTCAGGCGACCAACATCGATTTGAGTCTTGAGCAACAACTGACCTTGCTGGCAGTGGCCATGCTCACCTCCAAAGGTGCCGGCGCAGTGGTCGGTGCGGGTTTCGTCGCGCTCGCTGCGAGCCTTGCGGTAGTGCCGACCGTACCTGTGGCGGCGATGGTGCTGATCCTAGGCGTCGACCGCTTCATGGCTGAATGTCGAGCCCTGACCAACATCATAGGCAATGCCGTCGCAGCCCTGGTAGTGGCGGCCTGGGAAGGTGAACTGGACCGAAGCAAGATGGCACCGATTGCCCTCAAGCGCGGCCGTCATGTACCGGCAGCCGTAGCGGCCAAGCTTTCCACCGAATAA
- the leuC gene encoding 3-isopropylmalate dehydratase large subunit — protein MNSPRTLYQKHIDSHTVCALDDQGHVLLYIDRQVANEYTSPQAFSGMRASGRQVWRPSATLAVVDHVNPTAPVRVATMPDTGGAQQVSYFEENCRDFGIELFDVLDKRQGIEHVVAPEQGFILPGMVVAAGDSHTTTYGALGAFGFGIGTSEIEHLLASQTLVYKRLKTMRVTVNGLLGTGVTSKDIIMALIEKIGASGATGYAIEFAGPAINDLSVEARMTICNMAVEAGARGAFMAPDDKVFAYLQFKPRAPQNEMWDQAVATWKGLYSDEGALFDREVILDVGALEPMVTWGTSPDQAAPVGSRVPDPATQPDLILRQGMQRALDYMGLAPGMPLSDVMISHAFIGSCTNARIEDLRDVARVVRGKRVAAHVRAMIVPGSTLVRHQAEDEGLAQIFLDAGFEWRQSGCSMCLAMNDDVLAPGDRCASSTNRNFEGRQGAGARTHLMSPAMVAAAAITGHLTDVRSFALEA, from the coding sequence ATGAACAGTCCCAGAACGCTCTACCAGAAGCACATCGACAGCCACACTGTTTGTGCTCTCGACGATCAAGGCCATGTGCTTTTGTACATTGACCGCCAGGTCGCTAATGAATACACAAGCCCACAAGCCTTCAGTGGTATGCGAGCATCAGGCCGCCAGGTCTGGCGCCCGAGCGCTACTCTCGCGGTGGTCGACCACGTTAACCCAACGGCTCCAGTTCGTGTTGCCACCATGCCGGACACAGGAGGCGCACAGCAGGTCTCTTACTTCGAAGAGAACTGCCGGGACTTCGGAATTGAGCTGTTCGATGTTCTCGATAAACGTCAAGGCATTGAGCACGTCGTCGCGCCCGAGCAAGGCTTCATACTGCCGGGCATGGTAGTCGCGGCCGGTGACAGTCATACCACGACCTATGGTGCATTGGGCGCATTTGGTTTCGGTATCGGCACCTCTGAAATAGAACACTTGCTGGCATCGCAGACGCTGGTCTACAAGCGTTTGAAGACCATGCGTGTAACGGTGAACGGTTTACTCGGAACCGGCGTCACATCCAAAGACATCATCATGGCCCTGATCGAAAAGATTGGCGCTTCGGGCGCCACAGGCTACGCCATTGAGTTCGCGGGACCGGCGATTAATGACCTCAGCGTTGAAGCCCGAATGACCATCTGCAACATGGCCGTGGAGGCTGGGGCCAGAGGTGCCTTCATGGCACCGGATGATAAGGTCTTTGCCTATCTGCAATTTAAACCCCGCGCGCCTCAAAACGAAATGTGGGACCAGGCAGTCGCAACATGGAAAGGGCTGTATAGCGACGAGGGTGCTCTGTTTGATCGCGAAGTTATCCTCGACGTTGGTGCCCTGGAACCCATGGTCACCTGGGGTACCAGCCCTGATCAGGCCGCGCCGGTTGGCAGTCGTGTGCCAGACCCCGCCACTCAACCAGACCTCATATTGCGTCAGGGCATGCAACGGGCCCTTGACTATATGGGCCTGGCACCCGGAATGCCGCTCAGCGATGTGATGATTAGCCATGCGTTCATCGGTTCCTGCACCAATGCCAGGATTGAAGACTTGCGTGATGTCGCACGGGTGGTGCGCGGGAAACGAGTTGCTGCCCATGTACGAGCAATGATCGTCCCGGGATCGACCTTGGTGCGTCACCAAGCCGAAGACGAAGGGCTCGCGCAGATTTTCCTGGATGCGGGTTTTGAGTGGCGGCAATCGGGCTGCTCGATGTGCCTGGCCATGAATGATGACGTGCTCGCACCAGGTGACCGGTGTGCATCAAGCACCAACCGCAACTTTGAAGGCCGTCAGGGCGCCGGTGCGCGCACTCATCTGATGAGCCCGGCGATGGTCGCGGCGGCGGCGATTACGGGGCATTTGACTGACGTTCGATCTTTCGCTTTGGAGGCTTGA
- a CDS encoding peptidoglycan D,D-transpeptidase FtsI family protein yields MSSLTTNPRFTIVIAIFCSLSLVLAAKITYLMVFSHEFLSSEGRKRSTRLIETAPVRGTIFDRFNQPLAVSTPVSTLWVNPGQFAPTNQQSALLIDYLDIDASRIKKLTLNDRGKAFAYLARRVNPELAKKTMRLSIPGLYERQAYKRFYPQSSRLAQTLGFTNIDQKGIEGVELMYNHQLSGTSGLEERTLNLHKRLTRETLVHKPVTPGGDLHLTIDSTLQYYVEKALFKGLKNNAAKSASAILINARTGEILALSTMPSFNPNARRGFNAELIRNRVFTDVYEPGSVIKPFSMAAVLTANVIDKDAIIQIAPGFLKINGYTIRDVGRDHQLDLAGIIRRSSNVGMSKVAIPTGGAVISRLLTDLGFGNNTAIYFPGESIGTVPVKRVWSDIATASLSYGYSLSVNLAQLAQAYTVFANDGDLISLSLIKGKSQPPRNVISPEVANTVLDMMIQAVDGPGAGGKRAAIKGYVIAGKSGTSRKASSGGYKSNKYRAMFVGIAPANAPEFIMAVVVDEPTAHGYFGGAIAAPIFKEVLEDVLRIRNIPGHESEVFPAVHVSLEPEPSDSA; encoded by the coding sequence GTGAGTTCCCTGACGACAAACCCGAGATTTACCATCGTCATCGCTATATTTTGTTCACTTTCACTGGTGCTTGCGGCCAAAATAACTTACCTCATGGTCTTTTCTCATGAATTTTTGAGCAGCGAGGGTCGTAAACGCTCAACGCGGCTGATTGAAACAGCTCCGGTTCGCGGCACTATATTTGACAGATTTAATCAGCCATTGGCAGTTTCCACACCCGTCAGCACCTTATGGGTAAACCCTGGACAGTTCGCCCCAACGAATCAGCAATCCGCCCTTTTAATTGACTATCTTGATATTGATGCCTCGCGAATCAAAAAGCTCACATTGAATGATCGCGGTAAAGCGTTCGCCTATTTGGCCAGAAGGGTCAACCCCGAGCTCGCAAAAAAAACAATGAGGCTTTCTATTCCGGGCCTTTATGAGCGCCAGGCATACAAAAGATTTTACCCTCAGTCCTCGAGGCTGGCTCAGACATTAGGCTTCACCAACATTGACCAGAAAGGTATTGAAGGTGTCGAATTAATGTACAACCATCAACTCTCTGGCACGTCTGGCCTGGAAGAGCGCACCTTAAACTTACACAAGCGGCTTACCCGCGAAACCCTTGTGCACAAACCCGTCACCCCCGGCGGCGATTTACATTTAACCATTGACTCCACCCTTCAATATTACGTTGAAAAAGCATTGTTTAAAGGGCTCAAGAACAATGCCGCCAAATCGGCAAGTGCCATTCTTATAAACGCCAGAACAGGAGAGATACTAGCCCTGTCGACAATGCCCTCATTCAACCCAAATGCACGCAGAGGGTTCAATGCTGAACTCATTAGAAATCGTGTATTTACGGATGTGTATGAGCCCGGCTCGGTGATAAAACCCTTCAGCATGGCCGCCGTTCTGACCGCCAATGTCATTGATAAAGATGCAATCATTCAGATAGCCCCTGGCTTCCTAAAAATCAATGGATATACCATTCGGGATGTCGGTAGAGACCACCAGTTAGACCTGGCAGGAATTATCCGCCGCTCTTCAAATGTCGGCATGAGCAAGGTCGCCATTCCAACGGGCGGCGCAGTAATTTCGCGATTACTTACTGACCTTGGATTCGGAAATAATACGGCGATTTACTTCCCGGGGGAAAGTATCGGGACTGTTCCAGTCAAGAGAGTATGGTCGGATATCGCTACAGCGAGCCTCTCGTACGGATACAGTTTGTCGGTCAATCTGGCTCAGCTGGCGCAAGCCTATACCGTCTTTGCCAACGATGGAGATCTGATCTCCCTGTCACTCATCAAAGGTAAATCGCAGCCGCCACGCAATGTTATAAGTCCGGAGGTCGCCAACACTGTTCTGGACATGATGATACAGGCTGTGGATGGACCTGGAGCAGGTGGAAAGCGCGCAGCAATCAAAGGTTATGTGATAGCGGGCAAAAGCGGGACCTCACGCAAGGCGTCCAGTGGCGGATACAAAAGCAACAAATATAGAGCCATGTTCGTGGGTATCGCCCCGGCCAATGCACCTGAATTCATTATGGCTGTGGTCGTGGATGAACCGACTGCACATGGCTACTTCGGGGGGGCTATTGCAGCACCGATTTTCAAGGAAGTCCTTGAAGACGTTCTTCGGATCAGAAACATCCCAGGCCATGAAAGTGAAGTTTTTCCGGCAGTCCACGTTTCACTTGAGCCAGAGCCCTCTGACTCCGCATAG
- the leuD gene encoding 3-isopropylmalate dehydratase small subunit yields the protein MQPFTLVTGSAAPLLASNIDTDVIMPKQFLKGIDRKGLDRGLFFDLRFLKSGTPNPEFILNQPAWNDAAFLVVGPNFGCGSSREHAVWGLKQVGIRALIGTSFAGIFYDNCQRNGLLAIQVSEAQLKQIAGVISNAETAKINVNLPEQRIELADGAVVHFEIDQLRKQSLLLGLDAIGTTLQRVKEIRSFEARHLSENPWL from the coding sequence ATGCAACCTTTTACCTTGGTAACCGGCAGTGCAGCGCCGTTGTTGGCGTCCAACATCGACACCGACGTCATCATGCCCAAGCAGTTCCTCAAGGGTATTGATCGCAAGGGGCTGGACCGAGGCCTGTTCTTCGATCTGCGGTTCCTCAAGTCCGGCACGCCCAACCCCGAATTCATCCTCAATCAGCCCGCCTGGAACGATGCCGCGTTTCTAGTGGTCGGGCCTAACTTTGGTTGTGGATCAAGCCGCGAGCATGCCGTCTGGGGCTTGAAGCAAGTCGGTATCAGAGCACTCATTGGCACCAGCTTTGCCGGGATTTTTTATGACAACTGCCAGCGAAATGGCCTGCTGGCCATTCAGGTGTCCGAAGCGCAACTGAAACAAATTGCAGGTGTGATCAGCAACGCAGAAACCGCGAAGATCAACGTGAACCTGCCAGAGCAAAGAATCGAGTTGGCTGATGGTGCAGTTGTTCACTTCGAGATTGATCAGTTGCGCAAGCAATCGCTGCTGTTGGGTCTAGATGCCATTGGCACCACGCTTCAGCGTGTTAAGGAAATTCGGAGCTTTGAAGCCCGGCATCTGTCGGAAAATCCATGGTTGTGA
- a CDS encoding ribonucleotide-diphosphate reductase subunit beta, whose product MAAKNTLDLVGISAAEEARAVTESDSAAIARAKAALNTLDVAEGLAELEGASARLAVDEKRMINCRADLNQLVPFKYDWAWQKYLDGCANHWMPQEVNMTADITLWKSAEGLTEDERRIVLRNLGFFATADSLVANNLVLAVYRLITNPECRQYILRQAFEEAIHTHAYQYCIESLGMDEGEIFNMYHEIPSVAKKAAWGLKYTRSISDPTFETGTVDTDKELLRNLIAYYCVLEGIFFYCGFTQILSMGRRNKLTGVAEQFQYILRDESMHLNFGIDVINQIKIENPHLWDSEMKEEATQMILQGTQLEIEYARDTMPRGVLGMNAAMMEDYLKFIANRRLSQIGLKDEYPSTANPFPWMSEIMDLKKEKNFFETRVTEYQTGGALSWD is encoded by the coding sequence ATGGCAGCTAAAAACACCCTTGATCTGGTCGGGATATCAGCTGCCGAAGAAGCTCGCGCCGTCACTGAATCAGACTCTGCGGCTATCGCTCGCGCCAAGGCAGCCTTGAACACCCTCGACGTCGCTGAAGGGCTTGCAGAACTTGAAGGTGCCAGTGCGCGTTTAGCGGTTGACGAAAAGCGCATGATTAACTGTCGCGCCGATCTTAATCAGCTAGTTCCCTTCAAATACGATTGGGCCTGGCAGAAATATCTGGATGGCTGCGCTAACCACTGGATGCCGCAAGAAGTCAATATGACGGCTGACATTACGCTCTGGAAAAGTGCCGAAGGCCTGACCGAAGATGAACGCCGTATCGTGTTACGTAACCTCGGTTTTTTTGCGACTGCTGACTCTCTGGTTGCCAACAATCTGGTACTGGCTGTGTACCGCCTGATTACCAACCCGGAATGCCGTCAGTACATATTGCGCCAAGCCTTTGAAGAAGCGATCCATACCCACGCCTATCAATACTGTATTGAATCGCTGGGCATGGATGAGGGAGAGATCTTCAACATGTACCACGAGATTCCGTCTGTCGCGAAGAAGGCTGCCTGGGGGCTCAAATATACGCGTTCAATCTCCGATCCAACATTTGAGACCGGTACCGTCGACACGGATAAAGAGCTGTTACGAAATCTGATCGCCTACTACTGCGTGCTTGAGGGTATTTTCTTCTATTGTGGCTTTACCCAAATCCTTTCGATGGGACGGCGTAACAAATTAACTGGCGTAGCCGAACAATTTCAATACATCCTGCGCGATGAATCGATGCACCTGAACTTTGGCATCGATGTGATCAATCAGATCAAAATCGAAAACCCGCACCTATGGGACTCCGAGATGAAAGAGGAGGCAACCCAGATGATTTTGCAGGGGACCCAGCTAGAAATTGAATACGCTCGCGACACGATGCCACGCGGTGTGCTGGGCATGAACGCTGCGATGATGGAGGACTACCTTAAGTTCATTGCCAACCGTCGACTCTCGCAAATAGGGTTGAAGGATGAATATCCTAGTACGGCCAATCCGTTTCCCTGGATGAGTGAAATCATGGACTTAAAGAAAGAGAAGAACTTTTTTGAGACCCGGGTGACTGAATACCAGACAGGTGGAGCACTTAGCTGGGATTAA